A single genomic interval of Streptomyces graminofaciens harbors:
- a CDS encoding SAM-dependent methyltransferase has product MFDSYSVKVGEYYDQVNDLTRTMFEDNIHFGYWADPLGGGSLAEAGEAMTGQVIARLEASAGHTVLDVGCGVGKPAVRLARETGAVVKGVNVSRNQIEVANSLAQAEGLQDRLVFEIADAMNLPYADDSFDRVWALESMFHMPDRGQVMGEMARVLKPGGRLVIADLVLHGTLDDTAAAVVEQFCFQSTARSVEHIENYPRLVEKAGLELIDLTDVSEETRSTGEAVAPTFDMLLDAIGEEGVAAAKKTWTGLFDLPQYGYALLTARKP; this is encoded by the coding sequence ATGTTCGACTCGTACAGCGTCAAGGTCGGGGAGTACTACGACCAGGTGAACGATCTGACACGCACCATGTTCGAAGACAACATCCACTTCGGATACTGGGCGGACCCCCTCGGCGGCGGCTCGCTGGCCGAGGCCGGTGAGGCGATGACTGGGCAGGTCATCGCACGGCTGGAGGCGAGTGCCGGACACACCGTCCTGGACGTCGGCTGCGGCGTCGGCAAGCCCGCCGTGCGGCTGGCCAGGGAAACCGGTGCCGTGGTGAAGGGCGTGAACGTCAGCCGTAACCAGATAGAAGTGGCGAACTCCTTGGCCCAGGCAGAAGGGTTGCAGGACCGGCTCGTCTTCGAGATCGCCGACGCCATGAACCTCCCCTACGCCGACGACTCCTTCGACCGGGTCTGGGCGCTGGAGTCGATGTTCCACATGCCTGACCGAGGTCAGGTCATGGGCGAGATGGCACGCGTCCTGAAGCCCGGCGGACGCCTGGTGATAGCTGACCTCGTACTGCACGGCACGCTCGACGACACGGCCGCGGCCGTGGTGGAACAGTTCTGTTTCCAGAGCACCGCCCGATCGGTGGAGCACATCGAGAACTATCCCCGCCTCGTGGAGAAGGCGGGTCTCGAACTCATCGACCTCACCGACGTCAGCGAGGAGACCCGTTCCACCGGAGAGGCGGTCGCGCCCACCTTCGACATGCTGCTCGACGCAATCGGCGAAGAAGGCGTCGCGGCGGCCAAGAAGACATGGACGGGACTGTTCGACCTGCCCCAGTACGGCTACGCCCTGCTCACCGCCCGCAAGCCGTGA
- a CDS encoding DUF5988 family protein — MVISDGQFRRAGEGSIEVTLVGGPSGMAKKLWLPPEADGARKLKIQYLAGYEHYEQTSQSSDHSDSSRVLTWTMRTQIAE; from the coding sequence ATGGTGATTTCAGACGGTCAGTTCCGTCGCGCCGGCGAAGGCTCGATCGAGGTCACTCTGGTGGGTGGCCCGTCGGGCATGGCGAAGAAGCTCTGGCTGCCGCCGGAGGCCGACGGCGCCAGGAAGCTCAAGATTCAGTACCTGGCCGGTTACGAGCATTACGAGCAGACGAGCCAGTCGTCGGACCACTCCGATTCCTCTCGCGTTCTGACGTGGACGATGCGCACGCAGATCGCCGAATAG